A region from the Arachis ipaensis cultivar K30076 chromosome B01, Araip1.1, whole genome shotgun sequence genome encodes:
- the LOC110271556 gene encoding E3 ubiquitin-protein ligase ORTHRUS 3-like — MKCPSCSIDIAEFLQNPEVNKHMMSAIETLLREAEIEESSEVSNDKNNENIETVNDDDGKEVSKHCDSGENVLEEIKDNDLNQPHKHRKGAGDSAIVNSEEQINVAID; from the exons atgaaatgcCCTTCATGTTCAATTGACATAGCTGAATTTCTTCAGAACCCAGAG GTTAACAAACACATGATGAGCGCGATAGAAACCCTCCTCCGCGAGGCTGAGATAGAAGAGAGTTCTGAAGTGTCCAAtgacaaaaataatgaaaatatagaGACTGTGAATGATGATGATGGGAAAGAAGTTTCAAAGCATTGTGATTCAGGTGAGAATGTCCTAGAGGAGATCAAGGACAATGATTTGAATCAGCCACATAAGCACAGAAAGGGTGCTGGTGATTCAGCTATTGTGAACAGTGAGGAGCAAATCAATGTGGCAATAGATTAG